One Helianthus annuus cultivar XRQ/B chromosome 7, HanXRQr2.0-SUNRISE, whole genome shotgun sequence genomic region harbors:
- the LOC110868334 gene encoding aquaporin PIP2-1 — translation MGKDVEVGGHEYGAKDYQDPPPADLFDAEELTKWSFYRAIIAEFIATLLFLYITVLTVIGYKSQTDPAHSADQCGGVGILGIAWAFGGMIFVLVYCTAGISGGHINPAVTFGLFLARKVTLPRAFMYIVAQCLGAVCGCGLVKAFQKTYYNTYGGGANELADGYSKGTGLGAEIIGTFVLIYTVFSATDPKRNARDSHVPVLAPLPIGFAVFMVHLATIPITGTGINPARSFGAAVMYGKDKAWDDQWLFWVGPMIGAAIAAFYHQYVLRAGAVKALGSFRSNA, via the exons ATGGGCAAAGACGTTGAGGTTGGTGGTCATGAGTACGGTGCAAAAGATTACCAAGACCCTCCCCCGGCTGACCTCTTCGACGCGGAGGAACTCACCAAGTGGTCTTTTTACCGAGCCATCATTGCTGAGTTCATTGCTACCCTTCTCTTCCTTTACATCACCGTCCTGACTGTAATCGGCTACAAGTCCCAAACCGACCCCGCCCACAGTGCCGACCAATGTGGAGGTGTTGGCATTCTTGGTATTGCTTGGGCCTTCGGTGGCATGATCTTCGTCCTCGTCTATTGCACTGCCGGCATCTCAG GAGGACACATTAACCCTGCTGTGACATTTGGGCTGTTTTTGGCTAGAAAGGTGACACTCCCAAGGGCGTTCATGTACATTGTGGCTCAATGCTTGGGTGCCGTATGCGGCTGCGGTCTGGTGAAAGCTTTCCAAAAAACTTACTACAATACTTATGGGGGTGGTGCCAATGAGCTCGCAGACGGCTACAGCAAAGGCACCGGCTTGGGTGCTGAAATCATTGGCACATTTGTCCTCATTTACACTGTCTTCTCAGCCACTGACCCCAAAAGAAATGCTAGAGATTCCCATGTCCCC GTATTGGCACCTCTCCCTATCGGATTTGCTGTATTCATGGTTCACTTGGCCACCATCCCAATCACTGGCACTGGAATCAACCCTGCCCGTAGTTTCGGTGCTGCAGTCATGTACGGAAAAGACAAAGCCTGGGACGATCAA TGGTTGTTCTGGGTGGGACCGATGATCGGGGCCGCCATCGCAGCCTTCTACCACCAGTATGTATTGAGAGCAGGTGCAGTCAAAGCTCTTGGATCCTTCAGGAGCAATGCTTAG